Proteins encoded by one window of Pseudomonas sp. LS44:
- the dacB gene encoding D-alanyl-D-alanine carboxypeptidase/D-alanyl-D-alanine-endopeptidase — MIKMFRRLAIASLLLPIALPLYAATNSGLPPAVQQALKKNKISNNSLSLVTIPLTGPGNTNMVNPDVSVNPASTMKLITTYAALEMLGPTYQWRTEFYTDGQLKNGVLNGNLYLKGGGDPKLNMEKLWLLMRDLRANGVQQVNGDLVLDRSHFVQPQLPTFNDDGNDKNKPFLVGPDSLLINLKAVRMITRTDGGKVSVAMDPPLTNVRIDNQVKALPAAKCPGWPDVRFNPVTQSDGTTLVVTGKLAEGCSAQSYLSLLDHPAYAAGAVRAIWQELGGKILGKDRIDGVPKSARLLARAYSPDLVEIIRDINKYSNNTMARQLFLSLGAQFRNEADGDDAKAAQRVIRQWLAKKGITAPHLVMENGSGLSRAERVSARELAIILQAAWKGPYAAEFISSLPLVGMDGTMRKRLKRSALTGEAHIKTGTLNTVRAIAGYSRDINGNTWAVVAILNDQRPWGASSILDQVLVDLYRQPKLAGNTAQR, encoded by the coding sequence ATGATCAAAATGTTTCGCCGCCTGGCCATCGCCAGTTTGCTTCTGCCCATCGCCCTGCCCCTTTACGCCGCCACCAACTCCGGACTTCCGCCCGCCGTTCAACAGGCGCTGAAGAAAAACAAGATCAGCAACAACTCCCTGTCGCTGGTGACCATACCGCTCACCGGGCCTGGCAATACAAACATGGTCAATCCCGATGTGTCGGTGAATCCGGCCTCGACCATGAAGCTGATCACCACCTACGCCGCCCTGGAAATGCTCGGCCCAACCTATCAGTGGCGAACCGAGTTCTACACCGATGGCCAACTGAAGAATGGCGTGCTGAACGGCAACCTGTATCTCAAGGGCGGCGGCGATCCCAAGCTGAACATGGAGAAGCTCTGGCTGCTGATGCGCGATCTGCGCGCCAACGGCGTTCAGCAAGTCAACGGCGACCTGGTGCTCGACCGCAGCCACTTCGTGCAGCCGCAGCTGCCGACCTTCAATGACGACGGCAATGACAAGAACAAACCGTTTCTGGTCGGTCCCGACTCGCTGCTGATCAATCTAAAAGCGGTGCGCATGATTACCCGCACCGACGGCGGCAAAGTCAGTGTGGCCATGGACCCGCCGCTGACCAACGTGCGGATCGACAACCAGGTCAAAGCCCTGCCCGCGGCCAAATGTCCGGGCTGGCCGGACGTGCGCTTCAATCCGGTCACTCAATCCGACGGCACCACGCTGGTGGTTACCGGCAAGCTCGCCGAGGGTTGCAGCGCGCAATCCTACCTGTCCTTGCTCGATCATCCGGCCTACGCGGCCGGTGCCGTGCGGGCGATCTGGCAGGAACTGGGCGGCAAAATTCTCGGTAAAGACCGTATCGATGGCGTACCGAAAAGCGCCCGCCTGCTAGCCCGCGCCTACTCGCCGGATCTGGTGGAAATCATCCGCGACATCAACAAGTACAGTAACAACACCATGGCTCGCCAACTGTTCCTGAGCCTCGGTGCGCAGTTCCGCAACGAAGCCGATGGCGACGATGCCAAGGCCGCGCAACGGGTGATTCGTCAGTGGCTGGCGAAAAAAGGCATCACCGCGCCGCATCTGGTCATGGAAAACGGCTCGGGCCTGTCGCGTGCCGAACGGGTCAGCGCGCGGGAGTTGGCGATCATCCTGCAGGCAGCCTGGAAAGGCCCGTACGCCGCCGAATTCATCAGCTCGCTGCCGTTGGTGGGAATGGACGGCACCATGCGCAAACGTCTCAAGCGCAGCGCCCTGACCGGTGAAGCGCATATCAAGACCGGCACCCTGAATACCGTGCGGGCGATTGCCGGCTATAGCCGCGACATCAATGGCAACACCTGGGCGGTGGTGGCGATCCTCAACGATCAACGGCCCTGGGGCGCTTCGTCGATCCTCGATCAGGTGCTGGTCGACCTGTATCGCCAGCCGAAGCTGGCCGGCAACACCGCGCAACGCTGA
- the rmf gene encoding ribosome modulation factor, with protein sequence MRRLKRDPLERAFLRGYQYGVHGKSRELCPFTLPSVRQAWINGWREGRGDNWDGMTGAAGLHRLNELNAVG encoded by the coding sequence ATGAGAAGACTTAAGCGTGATCCTTTAGAACGAGCTTTTCTGCGCGGTTATCAATACGGCGTACATGGTAAATCCCGCGAACTGTGTCCTTTCACTCTTCCGTCCGTCCGTCAGGCCTGGATAAATGGCTGGCGAGAAGGTCGCGGCGATAACTGGGACGGCATGACCGGAGCCGCCGGTCTTCATCGACTTAACGAACTCAACGCAGTCGGCTAG
- a CDS encoding FUSC family protein produces MKRVLQQAVSWHAGPPAWGSAVVAALGCLLPLLLGLFTEHSGFLWAATGAFQAAQAYALHRFGMLRMLLLTVLGALSAGLGFWAASHPLLSLGLFAAFGLNLAWLQRFGIEAGKLGVGLAVCLSLGQGQFGLGNLHNPAAVAVLFILGGLWVMLLSFGLRGLHGLRMWPRMPRFISLLKVLRRHARRLPEQQWRLHALGCTLAFALAGLTVQLAELSRGYWLTLAVVCTLQLEFRGSVVRAMQAGMANLGAAALLILAAHSLQSPPLMVAAMLPLIFFSRAFQSHHYALYVMQNTLCFVLLSESLAKDWHLAQVRLFNSLLGVALATLVALLIHALQQRLDRTAKPVSTE; encoded by the coding sequence ATGAAACGAGTCCTGCAGCAAGCCGTGAGTTGGCACGCTGGGCCGCCAGCCTGGGGTTCGGCGGTCGTTGCGGCGCTTGGTTGCCTGCTGCCGCTGCTGCTTGGCCTGTTTACCGAACATTCAGGCTTTCTGTGGGCCGCCACGGGCGCTTTCCAGGCCGCCCAGGCTTACGCGTTGCACCGCTTCGGCATGCTGCGCATGTTGTTGCTCACGGTATTGGGTGCACTGAGCGCCGGACTGGGGTTCTGGGCGGCCAGCCACCCGCTGTTGAGCCTGGGACTGTTCGCCGCGTTCGGATTGAATCTCGCCTGGCTGCAACGCTTCGGCATCGAAGCCGGCAAGCTGGGCGTCGGGCTGGCGGTGTGCCTGTCGCTCGGACAGGGCCAGTTCGGCCTGGGTAATCTGCACAATCCGGCCGCGGTGGCGGTGCTGTTCATCCTCGGCGGCTTGTGGGTGATGCTGCTGTCATTCGGCCTGCGCGGCCTTCATGGCCTGCGCATGTGGCCGCGCATGCCGCGCTTTATCAGCCTGCTCAAAGTGTTGCGCCGTCATGCCCGGCGCCTGCCGGAACAGCAGTGGCGCCTGCATGCGCTGGGCTGCACGCTGGCGTTCGCCCTGGCCGGCCTGACCGTCCAGCTCGCCGAGCTTTCGCGCGGTTACTGGCTGACCCTGGCGGTGGTCTGCACCCTGCAACTGGAGTTTCGCGGCAGTGTGGTGCGCGCCATGCAAGCCGGCATGGCTAATCTGGGCGCGGCGGCTCTGCTGATCCTCGCCGCCCACAGCCTGCAAAGCCCGCCGCTGATGGTGGCGGCCATGCTGCCGCTGATTTTCTTCAGCCGGGCATTCCAGTCCCACCACTATGCGCTGTACGTGATGCAGAACACCTTGTGCTTCGTTCTACTGTCGGAAAGCCTGGCCAAAGACTGGCACCTGGCCCAGGTCCGCCTGTTCAACTCCCTGCTGGGAGTGGCGCTGGCGACGCTGGTGGCGCTGCTGATTCATGCGCTGCAGCAACGACTGGATCGGACTGCAAAGCCGGTATCGACGGAGTAA
- a CDS encoding 50S ribosome-binding protein YggL, with protein sequence MATNRSRRLRKKLCVGEFQELGFELNLNLKDDLTDEAVDAFVEQFLNEAIAANGLDYVGGDDYGLVCLATRGSVNEEQRVACESWLKGRKELADYTISPLIDVWHPETPINQA encoded by the coding sequence ATGGCGACTAACCGTTCCCGCCGTCTGCGCAAAAAACTCTGCGTAGGTGAGTTTCAGGAGCTGGGGTTCGAACTGAACCTGAATCTGAAAGACGACCTTACCGATGAAGCGGTCGATGCTTTCGTCGAGCAGTTTCTGAATGAGGCCATCGCGGCCAACGGCCTGGATTATGTCGGTGGCGATGACTACGGCCTGGTTTGCCTGGCCACCCGTGGCTCGGTCAACGAGGAACAACGCGTTGCTTGCGAGTCCTGGTTGAAGGGCCGCAAGGAGCTGGCGGATTACACCATCAGCCCGCTGATCGACGTCTGGCACCCGGAAACCCCGATCAACCAGGCGTAA
- the rlmKL gene encoding bifunctional 23S rRNA (guanine(2069)-N(7))-methyltransferase RlmK/23S rRNA (guanine(2445)-N(2))-methyltransferase RlmL: MSDQFELFLTCPKGLEGLLAEEAAGLGLEAVREHTSAVRGFASMETAYRLCLWSRLANRVLLVLKRFSMANAEDLYDNVLAVDWQDHLLANGTLAVEFSGQGSGIDNTHFGALKVKDAIVDKLRSDSGERPSIDKINPDMRVHLRLDRGEAILSLDLSGHSLHQRGYRLQQGAAPLKENLAAAILIRSGWPRIAAAGGALADPMCGVGTFLVEAAMMAADIAPNLKRERWGFSSWLGHVPALWKKLHSEAEARAEAGLAKPPLWIRGYEADPRLIQPGRNNIERAGLSDWIKIYQGELATFAPRPDQNQTGLVISNPPYGERLGDEASLLYLYQNLGERLRQACLNWEAAVFTGAPELGKRMGIRSHKQYAFWNGALPCKLLLIQVQPEQFVTGERRTPEQREREREQTELSRALAPVEQARLSEGGQMFANRLQKNLKALGKWARREGVECYRLYDADMPEYALAIDLYRDWVHVQEYAPPRSIDPEKAQARLLDALAAIPQTLGVDTSKVIVKRRERQTGIKQYERQSAQGQFLEVDESGVKLLVNLTDYLDTGLFLDHRPLRLRIQREAAGKRFLNLYCYTATATVHAAKGGARSTTSVDLSKTYLDWARRNLALNGFSDKQRLEQGDVMNWLAEDRDEYDLVFIDPPTFSNSKRMEGVFDVQRDHVQLLDLAMARLAKGGVLYFSNNFRKFQLDEGLSARYAIEEISPTTIDPDFARNPKIHRAWRVMAK, translated from the coding sequence ATGTCGGACCAATTCGAACTGTTTCTCACCTGCCCCAAAGGCTTGGAAGGCCTACTGGCCGAAGAGGCCGCCGGGCTAGGGCTGGAGGCAGTGCGCGAACACACCTCGGCTGTTCGCGGCTTTGCCAGCATGGAGACGGCCTATCGCCTGTGCTTGTGGTCGCGCCTGGCCAACCGCGTCTTGCTGGTGCTCAAGCGTTTCAGCATGGCCAATGCCGAGGACCTGTACGACAACGTTCTGGCGGTCGACTGGCAGGATCATCTGCTCGCCAACGGCACGTTGGCGGTGGAGTTCAGCGGCCAGGGCTCGGGCATCGACAACACCCACTTCGGCGCCTTGAAGGTCAAGGATGCGATCGTCGACAAGCTGCGCAGTGACAGCGGCGAGCGGCCGTCGATCGATAAGATCAATCCCGATATGCGCGTGCATCTGCGCCTGGATCGCGGTGAAGCGATTTTGTCCCTCGATCTGTCCGGACACAGCCTGCACCAGCGCGGTTATCGCCTGCAGCAAGGCGCGGCGCCGCTGAAAGAGAACCTCGCCGCGGCGATCCTGATCCGCTCCGGTTGGCCGCGCATCGCCGCAGCCGGTGGAGCGCTGGCGGACCCGATGTGTGGGGTCGGTACCTTCCTGGTGGAGGCGGCGATGATGGCCGCCGACATCGCTCCCAACCTCAAGCGCGAGCGCTGGGGTTTCTCCAGCTGGCTCGGCCATGTGCCGGCGCTATGGAAGAAGTTGCACAGCGAAGCCGAGGCGCGTGCCGAAGCCGGCCTGGCCAAGCCGCCGTTGTGGATTCGCGGTTACGAGGCCGATCCGCGCCTGATCCAGCCGGGCCGCAACAATATCGAACGTGCCGGGTTGTCCGACTGGATCAAGATCTATCAGGGTGAGTTGGCGACCTTTGCGCCGCGTCCCGATCAGAATCAGACCGGTCTGGTGATCAGCAACCCGCCTTATGGCGAGCGTCTCGGCGATGAGGCGAGCTTGCTGTACCTCTACCAGAACCTCGGCGAGCGCCTGCGCCAGGCCTGCTTGAACTGGGAGGCGGCGGTGTTCACCGGCGCGCCGGAGCTGGGCAAGCGCATGGGCATCCGCAGTCACAAGCAGTACGCCTTCTGGAACGGTGCGCTGCCGTGCAAGTTGCTGCTGATCCAGGTCCAGCCGGAACAGTTCGTCACCGGCGAGCGCCGCACTCCCGAACAACGTGAGCGCGAGCGCGAACAGACCGAGCTGAGCCGTGCGCTGGCCCCGGTGGAGCAAGCGCGTCTGAGCGAAGGCGGGCAAATGTTCGCCAATCGCCTGCAGAAAAACCTGAAGGCCTTGGGCAAGTGGGCGCGCCGCGAAGGCGTGGAATGCTATCGCTTGTACGATGCCGACATGCCGGAGTACGCCCTGGCGATCGACCTGTATCGCGACTGGGTGCACGTGCAGGAGTACGCGCCGCCGCGCTCCATCGACCCGGAAAAAGCCCAGGCGCGTCTGCTCGATGCGCTGGCGGCGATCCCGCAGACGCTCGGCGTCGATACCAGTAAGGTGATCGTCAAACGCCGCGAGCGGCAGACCGGCATCAAGCAATACGAGCGGCAGAGCGCACAGGGGCAGTTCCTTGAGGTCGACGAGAGTGGCGTGAAGCTGTTGGTGAACTTGACCGACTACCTGGATACCGGCCTGTTCCTCGATCACCGCCCACTGCGCCTGCGCATCCAGCGCGAGGCGGCGGGAAAACGCTTCCTCAACCTGTATTGCTATACCGCCACCGCCACCGTGCATGCCGCCAAAGGTGGTGCGCGCAGCACCACCAGCGTCGACCTGTCGAAGACCTATCTCGATTGGGCGCGCCGCAATCTGGCGTTGAACGGCTTTTCCGACAAGCAGCGCTTGGAGCAGGGCGACGTGATGAACTGGCTGGCGGAGGACCGTGACGAATACGATCTGGTGTTCATCGATCCGCCGACCTTTTCCAATTCCAAGCGTATGGAAGGGGTGTTCGACGTGCAGCGCGATCACGTGCAGTTGCTCGACCTGGCCATGGCCCGGCTGGCCAAGGGCGGCGTGCTGTATTTCTCCAACAACTTCCGCAAGTTCCAGCTCGATGAAGGGCTGAGCGCGCGTTATGCGATCGAGGAAATCAGCCCGACCACCATCGATCCGGACTTCGCCCGCAATCCGAAGATTCACCGCGCCTGGCGAGTTATGGCGAAATAG